GACTCGCTCGTCGTCCAGGGATTCGACCGCGGCGTCCACGTCGTCGACGGTCAGCGCGACGTGCTCGAAGTCGCCCGTCTCGACGGGCCCGCCGGCCTCCACGAACTGGATGGCCGCGGGGTCGTCGGTGTCCGCGTCGGCGGGGTCGCCCACGAAGACGTTGCGCGTGCCGTCGTCGGTCTCGAACTCTCGCAGCACCTCGTAGCCCAGCAGGTCCGCGTAGAAGTCGACGCTCGCCTCCACGTCCTCGACGCGCAGCGCAGTGTGTCGGAGTGTCATCGGGCGGACCCTCGGAGGGAGGGGGGTTAAACGCTCCGCGACAGTGCCGGGAGCGTGCTGTCGGGGCATGCGGGGTACTCCGGAGCGGCGCTCGCGTCCGCGCTCACTCCTCGCGGTCGGTCCAGAAGTCGAACGAGCGCCCGGGGACGAAGATGTCGAGGCCGACGGCGGTCTCCTCGCCCTCGTTCGCCACGCGGTGGGACTCCCAGGGGTCGAGCCACACGGAGTCGTACCGTTCGAGGCGTTCGCTGGCCTCGTCGGTGTGGACGGTGAGTTCGCCGTCGAGGACGAGACACACCTGCCCGTTCTCGTGGTCGTGGGTCGGCGAGGAGTGACCGGGCGGCTTCTCGAACCACTCCAGGCTCACGTCGTCGTCGCCCGCCAGCGCGACGCGGCGCCACCCCTCCTCGGGCTCGTACGTCTCGGCGTCGTCGAAACTGACTCGCTCCATACCCCGAAGTCGGCCGCTCGCGACTAATCTCTGGGGGTGATCGGCTCACGCGACCGCACTGGTTCCCCGGCGCGTCCGCTCGAACCACTTAAACGATTCGCCCCACTGCCGACCGTGAAGCGCGGCTGTGGGGTATACCCCCTTCGGGCCTCTATCGGTAGGTATGACGGACGTAGACACCGTGCGCGATGTGGATCGACCGAACGCCGACGGACCGACCGAGGGGCGCGACCCCGTGCCGGCGGTGGCCGACTGGCTGCTCGGCCTCGTCGCCGGCGCTATCGGGCTCGTGCTGTCGGCGGTCGGGGTCGGACTGTACGCCCGCGTCGACCGGGCGCTGCTCACCGACTTCGTCACCAGCGAGGAGGTGGAGGTGAACGGACTGACGCCCGCGGAGGCCGTCACCGCCGGGGTGCCGTTCGTCGACTGGCTCGCGGCCGGGCTCGTCGTGACCGGACTGGTGCTGGTCGGCGCCGCCGCGGCGTTCGTCGTCGCGCGCCGGCGCACCCGCCGCCGGGTCGACCGCGAGGGCGGCACGACCGCGACCTTCCGGGCCTGTGCCGTCTACGGCGCCGCCGTGACGGCCCTGGTCTCGTTCGTTCCGGGGTCGGCCATCGCGGGCGGCAGCGCCGCGGCGTACCTCCTCGGCGACGACGACGCCGGCGTGCGCGTCGGCGCCGCCGCCGGCCTGGTCGGGTGGGCGCTGACCGCCCCGCTGCTCGTCTTCGTCGCCGGCGGGTTCCTCGCCGGCGCCGACGCGATCGGCCAGCTCGCCGGCGGCGCCGTCCTCGTCGGGATCATCGTCGCCGGCGAACTCCTGGCGCTGGCGATCAACGCCGCGCTCGGCGGCGTCGGCGGCTTCCTCGTCGGGAAGTTCGCCTGACGCCGCGACTCGACGGATG
Above is a genomic segment from Halosimplex halophilum containing:
- a CDS encoding VOC family protein, translated to MTLRHTALRVEDVEASVDFYADLLGYEVLREFETDDGTRNVFVGDPADADTDDPAAIQFVEAGGPVETGDFEHVALTVDDVDAAVESLDDERVDDGPITMEEFDSRVAFVTGPEGWGIELVEDL
- a CDS encoding cupin domain-containing protein, whose translation is MERVSFDDAETYEPEEGWRRVALAGDDDVSLEWFEKPPGHSSPTHDHENGQVCLVLDGELTVHTDEASERLERYDSVWLDPWESHRVANEGEETAVGLDIFVPGRSFDFWTDREE